A genomic window from Candidatus Neptunochlamydia vexilliferae includes:
- a CDS encoding alkaline phosphatase family protein encodes MKKTLFLVFLIASLFGREAPKRVTFSKEEIAATKKIKHLIIIFQENWSFDGLLGTLPGVDGIANASEESKTQLDLTGAPYPKLPPSIDTKTKKPYPQIPQNLLNGPYNLGPYIPPTEETSDLYHRYYQEQYQINGGKMNKFALWSNAWGFAMSYYDLRHTELAKLAQEFTICDRWFHSCYGGSLCNVLWLFSAQMPVWPNAPKQYIAKIIPSGALRRDGKVSPNGYLINDAEPFYPPHKKEVPDHLRVPPIDQVTIGDRLSEKNISWKWYAQEWKSADAGHPHPSFVFHHQAPLYYKPFAPGSPMRKKHLADLTEFYDALDTNTLPAVSFVRSLDIYSFHPGHLSVMDGAKWLVDTVHRVQKSPVWEDCLIIITFDENGGRWDHVAPPEVDPFGPGTRVPALIISPYVKKGYVDSTSYETVSILKFIEERWGLEPLSTRDRAANNILNSLILN; translated from the coding sequence ATGAAGAAAACCTTGTTTCTCGTTTTTCTCATCGCCTCCCTTTTTGGAAGGGAAGCACCTAAAAGGGTCACCTTTTCCAAGGAAGAGATCGCTGCAACCAAAAAGATCAAACACCTCATCATTATCTTTCAGGAGAACTGGTCATTCGATGGTCTTTTAGGAACCCTTCCCGGTGTTGACGGGATTGCCAATGCCTCCGAAGAGAGCAAAACACAACTCGACCTCACCGGCGCCCCTTACCCCAAACTTCCACCCAGCATCGACACCAAAACGAAAAAGCCCTACCCCCAAATCCCCCAAAATCTTCTCAACGGTCCCTATAACCTAGGCCCCTATATTCCCCCTACTGAGGAAACCTCCGACCTTTACCACCGTTATTACCAAGAGCAGTACCAAATTAACGGGGGAAAGATGAACAAATTTGCCCTTTGGAGCAATGCGTGGGGCTTTGCGATGAGCTACTACGACTTAAGACATACAGAGCTCGCAAAACTTGCCCAAGAATTTACCATCTGCGACCGATGGTTCCACTCCTGCTATGGAGGCTCTTTGTGTAACGTCCTTTGGCTCTTCTCTGCCCAAATGCCCGTTTGGCCCAACGCTCCCAAGCAGTACATCGCTAAAATTATTCCCAGTGGCGCGCTCCGTCGCGACGGGAAAGTCTCTCCCAATGGGTATCTCATTAACGATGCCGAGCCCTTCTACCCTCCCCATAAAAAAGAGGTCCCCGACCATCTCCGCGTTCCCCCCATCGATCAAGTCACTATCGGCGACCGCCTTTCCGAAAAAAATATTTCCTGGAAGTGGTATGCCCAGGAGTGGAAAAGTGCCGATGCGGGCCATCCCCACCCCTCCTTTGTCTTTCATCATCAGGCCCCCCTCTACTACAAGCCCTTTGCCCCGGGCTCGCCCATGCGAAAAAAACACCTCGCCGACCTCACCGAGTTCTACGATGCCCTCGACACTAATACCCTCCCCGCCGTCAGCTTCGTCCGCTCCCTCGACATCTACAGCTTCCACCCTGGCCACCTTAGCGTCATGGATGGGGCCAAATGGCTTGTCGACACCGTCCACCGGGTCCAAAAAAGTCCCGTGTGGGAGGATTGTCTCATCATCATCACCTTCGATGAAAATGGAGGGCGGTGGGACCATGTGGCCCCTCCCGAGGTCGACCCGTTCGGTCCTGGGACACGTGTTCCAGCTCTCATCATATCCCCTTATGTAAAAAAGGGTTACGTAGACTCCACCTCCTATGAGACCGTCTCAATCCTCAAATTCATCGAGGAAAGATGGGGTCTCGAGCCCCTTTCTACGCGCGATCGCGCTGCTAATAACATTCTTAACTCACTTATTTTAAACTAA
- a CDS encoding MazG family protein — protein sequence MKEFEKLVEITDTLNGPKGCPWDKEQTFQSLRPHVLEEVHELLEAIDEDSTEGMVEELGDILFQIVFFGKLGEKSGRFNLQEVARKVGEKLIRRHPHVFGDAEAKDASEVIHHWERVKAEEKKERKHPLEGIPKTLGALARAQKIVGKMIHKKIPFPKKELATSLGDQLLDLVIQAQEEGVDAESALRTALKRYEALFKS from the coding sequence ATGAAAGAATTTGAAAAGCTTGTAGAAATTACCGATACCCTAAATGGACCCAAGGGGTGTCCATGGGATAAAGAGCAGACGTTTCAGTCGCTCCGCCCCCATGTTTTGGAAGAGGTGCATGAACTTTTAGAAGCGATCGATGAAGATTCCACCGAGGGGATGGTCGAAGAGCTGGGCGACATCCTCTTCCAAATTGTTTTTTTCGGAAAGCTGGGAGAAAAAAGTGGTCGCTTTAACCTCCAAGAGGTGGCACGCAAGGTAGGGGAGAAGCTCATTCGGCGCCACCCCCACGTCTTTGGCGATGCTGAGGCAAAGGATGCCTCCGAAGTGATCCACCACTGGGAGCGGGTCAAAGCTGAAGAAAAAAAAGAGCGGAAACATCCACTAGAGGGGATCCCTAAAACCCTAGGGGCCCTTGCCCGTGCCCAAAAAATTGTGGGAAAAATGATCCACAAAAAGATCCCTTTTCCAAAAAAAGAGTTGGCCACATCCCTTGGTGATCAGCTTCTCGATCTTGTGATCCAAGCGCAAGAGGAAGGAGTCGATGCAGAAAGCGCTTTACGTACCGCTCTCAAAAGGTACGAAGCACTGTTTAAAAGTTAA
- a CDS encoding ATP-binding protein: MKKLPIGIQSINKVLLNGDYIYIDKTLFIKRLLDEGAPHYFLSRPRRFGKSLFLNTLKEVLSGNKELFRECAIYESDYDWKHHPIIHLDFSQIPNKNPELLETGIKETLEDIAASNQVTITGSSNKTRFKRLIEKLSKKNLVVILIDEYDKPIIDQMHHHSIAQENREVLKSFLETLKGSDDYLKFSFITGVSQFSQVSLFSGLNNLKNITMNPKYAEVMGYTEKEIKTSFDDHIQAIIKKRSEQGRSTTEKQVLKELRSWYNGYRFTRSEAYVYNPFSTLNYMDEQETSPYWYRTGTPSFLISQVKKTPETITTLRGKSILDTTLSHASHIEKVGLAPLMFQTGYLTIRSYNPEEDSYQLDFPNKEVEKAFFDSLLKDFAEIDPLMVQRDAKELLADLRELNLSSFITKINIHFAKVSYHLFSHAQEGFYQAVFFTLLEASGIRTVAEMATNIGRIDLICEMEHATIIFELKLDKTADIALKQAEIKKYQERYALDGKEILVMGVNFSSKSRNIGEWKGKLFCPSGGLKKELYPG; encoded by the coding sequence ATGAAAAAATTACCGATTGGAATCCAAAGCATCAATAAGGTTCTTTTAAATGGAGATTATATCTATATAGATAAGACTCTGTTTATCAAGAGATTGCTTGATGAGGGTGCACCACACTATTTTCTTTCTCGTCCCAGAAGATTTGGGAAATCCTTATTTTTAAATACCCTAAAAGAAGTTTTAAGTGGCAATAAAGAACTTTTTAGAGAGTGTGCGATTTATGAGAGTGACTATGATTGGAAGCATCATCCAATTATCCACCTGGACTTTTCTCAAATTCCAAACAAAAATCCTGAATTATTAGAAACAGGGATAAAAGAAACTTTAGAAGATATTGCAGCCTCAAATCAAGTAACAATCACAGGCTCTTCTAATAAGACACGCTTTAAGCGGTTGATTGAAAAGTTGTCAAAAAAAAATCTCGTGGTTATTCTTATTGATGAATATGATAAGCCGATCATTGATCAAATGCACCATCACTCGATTGCTCAGGAAAATCGAGAAGTTTTAAAAAGCTTTCTTGAAACTCTGAAAGGGTCGGACGATTACTTAAAATTTTCCTTTATTACTGGTGTGAGTCAGTTTTCCCAAGTTTCCCTTTTTTCTGGGCTGAATAATCTCAAAAACATCACGATGAACCCTAAATATGCGGAGGTCATGGGGTACACGGAAAAGGAGATAAAAACATCCTTTGATGACCACATTCAGGCAATCATCAAAAAAAGGAGTGAGCAGGGGAGATCGACGACAGAAAAGCAGGTCCTCAAAGAGCTACGCAGTTGGTACAATGGATACCGCTTTACCAGGAGCGAGGCTTATGTCTATAACCCTTTTTCTACCCTTAACTATATGGATGAACAAGAAACATCACCCTATTGGTATAGGACTGGAACCCCCTCTTTTCTTATTAGTCAAGTTAAGAAAACTCCTGAGACAATCACTACCTTGAGGGGAAAGTCGATTCTCGATACAACGCTTTCTCATGCCAGCCATATTGAGAAAGTAGGTCTAGCTCCATTGATGTTTCAAACAGGGTACTTAACGATTAGGAGTTACAACCCTGAGGAAGACTCTTATCAGCTTGATTTTCCAAATAAAGAGGTAGAAAAAGCCTTTTTTGACTCTCTTCTAAAGGATTTTGCGGAGATAGATCCTCTAATGGTTCAAAGAGATGCTAAAGAACTCTTAGCCGATTTGAGAGAACTGAATCTTAGCTCTTTTATCACTAAAATAAATATCCACTTTGCAAAGGTCTCTTATCATCTCTTTTCTCATGCGCAAGAAGGGTTTTATCAAGCGGTTTTTTTTACCCTTCTTGAGGCTTCCGGGATTAGAACGGTAGCTGAAATGGCGACCAACATTGGTCGCATAGATCTCATTTGTGAAATGGAGCATGCGACCATTATTTTTGAACTGAAGCTTGATAAAACGGCAGACATTGCCCTTAAGCAAGCAGAAATCAAGAAGTACCAAGAGAGATACGCTCTTGACGGGAAAGAGATCTTAGTGATGGGGGTTAACTTTAGTTCAAAGTCGCGCAATATTGGCGAGTGGAAAGGGAAGCTCTTCTGTCCATCCGGAGGACTCAAGAAAGAGCTTTACCCAGGGTGA
- the argF gene encoding ornithine carbamoyltransferase has product MPINLKGRSFLTLKDFSKEEIHYLLDLSRNLKEKKRSGTVGNLLKGKNIVLLFEKTSTRTRCAFEVAAYDEGAHVTFLSNSQFGKKESIEDSAKVLGRYYDGIEFRGFKQETAEILAKHAGVPVWNGLTDTYHPTQVLADFLTIQEHVHKPLHQVKFVFVGDARSNMGNSLMIGAAKLGIHFVGLAPQDLFPDRQLIKEVEVIAQKTGAKIEFFEEVEKAVKHVDVIYTDVWVSMGEEALFAERIKLLKPYQVNQEMIKKTENPQVKFMHCLPAFHDTHTTVGKEIEEKHGLSEMEVTDEVFRGSHSIVFDEAENRLHTIKAVMVATL; this is encoded by the coding sequence ATGCCTATCAATTTGAAGGGGAGGAGCTTTCTCACACTCAAAGACTTTTCAAAAGAAGAAATTCATTACTTACTCGATCTTTCCCGAAACTTAAAAGAAAAAAAGCGGTCTGGAACTGTTGGAAATCTCTTAAAGGGAAAAAATATTGTCCTCCTTTTTGAGAAAACATCGACCCGGACTCGCTGCGCATTTGAAGTCGCTGCCTATGATGAAGGAGCTCATGTCACCTTTCTTTCCAATAGTCAGTTTGGGAAGAAAGAGTCGATTGAAGATTCGGCAAAAGTTCTTGGCCGCTATTATGATGGGATTGAGTTTCGGGGGTTCAAGCAAGAGACCGCTGAGATACTCGCAAAACATGCAGGGGTTCCGGTATGGAATGGGTTAACCGATACCTACCATCCCACTCAAGTTTTAGCTGATTTTCTAACCATCCAGGAGCATGTTCATAAACCACTCCACCAGGTTAAGTTTGTTTTTGTGGGGGATGCTCGCAGTAATATGGGAAATTCTCTAATGATTGGTGCAGCAAAACTCGGGATCCATTTTGTCGGGCTTGCTCCTCAAGACCTTTTCCCAGATAGACAGCTTATAAAAGAGGTGGAAGTAATTGCTCAAAAAACGGGAGCTAAAATCGAGTTTTTCGAAGAAGTCGAAAAAGCGGTTAAACATGTGGATGTGATTTATACCGATGTTTGGGTTTCGATGGGTGAAGAAGCTCTCTTTGCTGAAAGGATTAAACTCCTAAAGCCTTATCAGGTGAATCAAGAGATGATAAAAAAAACGGAAAATCCTCAGGTAAAGTTTATGCACTGCCTTCCCGCTTTTCACGACACCCATACAACGGTTGGAAAAGAGATCGAGGAGAAACACGGTCTTTCTGAAATGGAGGTGACAGATGAAGTGTTTAGAGGGAGTCACTCCATCGTTTTTGATGAAGCAGAAAACCGCCTCCACACCATTAAAGCAGTGATGGTTGCAACGTTATGA
- the uvrA gene encoding excinuclease ABC subunit UvrA, whose translation MEKQSITLKNVRVHNLKGVDLTLDPGTFIVFTGVSGSGKSSLAFDTIYVEGQRRYIESLSNYARRYMGNLTKPEADRIEGISPTIAIEQKTAGRNPRSTVGTITGIYDYLRVLFARVGTPHCPVSGEPVEPQSTERILAAIQNFKEKSQLIFLAPHTQGKKGEFKELFEELVRKGFMRIRLDGEIVNLEEEIEVDKSTAHDIDLVVDRIVLKKEEKNRIIEAVTQALELGEGVMSVLNVTTKEETLFSQHAYAKKSKLSYSPLEPHDFSFNHPRGMCSTCEGLGISQDFDLDKIIDPEKSIAEDCCLVAGSYKTVKWGNIYNNLGDLYDFDVDTPWKDLSKKAQDQFLYGNRKKWTKMWFTHPEKGTTWVEYVKWRGVLTEAKKRYNDAQSDAYRTKMQKLMHETVCPDCSGSRIRPYPAATKLGEKTIHELTSMTTKELLAFFEGLKLSPFQDMVGRDLIQEITQRLDFLLNVGLYYLSLERTAPTLSGGESQRVRLASQIGCGLVGTTYILDEPSIGLHPRDNTKLIGTLERLRDRGNTIIVVEHDEETMEAADCIVDIGPEAGSLGGEVVGMGTIADLEKSPRSITGAYLSGKEKIPIPKKRRKKTKEKVIIKGAEHHNLKKIDVSIPLGLFVAVTGVSGSGKSSLVTDILYPSLANQLHRAEHRVGKHQTIEGVDHLDKVIAIDQTPIGRTPRSNPSTYIKVFDDIRDLFTKLPESQAAGFKAGRFSFNVKEGSCSECRGMGMIRLDMDFLDDVWSTCSLCEGKRFDPKTLSITYKGKNIHDVLEMTVDAAFEFFEAIPHIHHKLSFLKKVGLGYITLGQSSTTLSGGEAQRIKLTRELIRPGTGKTLYILDEPTTGLHFHDIRKLIDILQTLVDAGNSVLVIEHNIDLIKTVDWIIDMGPEGGKGGGQVVAMGTPEQMAKKKTPTGEALLPRKIPKSRPHAPTQKELTAISVKGCSQNNLKDVTLEIPRGKISICTGPSGSGKSSFAFETVYAEGQRRYIESLSSYARQFVKQMSKPKVEEIEGLSPAIAIEQKHHAGNPRSTIGTMTEIYDFLRLLYAHSGVAYCPETGEKIESISKESVVKHLMTLPEKTRLHILTPIKEHIEDVKEALVQQGFLRIRLNGKYYELDEEIPYQKSRKNSLFLVIDRLAIRSGVEKRLFEAIETATRLTKEPFTVATPEEDLLFNLAFAVPSTGKTYPPLTPHTFSFNSEEGMCPDCLGLGFQWGANILHHQKIMNLSAYTLMAKLWKEEMTSISEEMFLTFLKEEEIDPDIPLYKLPIKQIQLLLNGSPRFFQYEGMELRWVGINQTFATIAKTGKRAQKETIQPLLETAPCMSCKGERLAPLARGVKLSGKTLGTLCELPLEEALTFFQKMKKDPLLQDIYDQVLSRLTFLCNIGLEYLSLSRSAPTLSGGETQRIHLARQLGSGLTGCLYVLDEPTIGLHPYNNERLNKALVHLRDLGNTLLMVEHDPLTLEIADHIFDFGPEAGRLGGELTAEGNLAQIKKNKNSLTGAYLSGKKSLPIPKTRRTSKTFLTIANAKKHNLKNITVKIPTKTLTCITGVSGSGKSTLISDLLQKGVQTHLASRSKEDTITVDGAKIKGLSHFNKLIAIDQNPIGHTIRADVSTYSEVNAPLRQFFAALPEAAARGLQPRHFSYNHLKGMCRTCWGLGFKTIHLQFLPSLRVQCDSCHGNRLNSLSSKITYKGKNLGQLLKLTVNEATTFLPPIPKLQNILDTLISVGLGYLTLGQEIQSLSGGEAGRMRLARELSKRATGKTLYLFDEPTIGLHTEDIGKLLPIFHTLVDKGNTVVIIEHNLDILKSADHLIDLGPDAGKAGGQLLATGTPEELSKTKTHTGKYLGMVS comes from the coding sequence ATGGAAAAGCAATCGATCACCTTAAAAAATGTTCGGGTCCACAACCTCAAAGGGGTCGACCTCACCCTCGATCCGGGAACGTTTATCGTTTTTACGGGGGTGTCGGGCTCGGGAAAATCGTCACTTGCTTTCGATACGATCTATGTCGAAGGGCAACGCCGCTATATCGAATCCCTTTCGAATTATGCCCGCCGCTACATGGGAAACCTCACCAAGCCAGAGGCCGACCGGATCGAAGGGATCAGCCCGACGATTGCAATCGAGCAAAAAACGGCCGGGAGAAACCCCCGCTCAACGGTGGGAACGATCACCGGCATCTACGATTACCTCCGCGTCTTGTTTGCCCGAGTGGGAACGCCCCACTGCCCGGTGAGTGGCGAGCCGGTCGAACCGCAGAGTACCGAGCGGATCTTGGCGGCCATCCAAAACTTTAAGGAAAAATCGCAACTCATCTTCCTAGCCCCCCATACGCAAGGGAAAAAGGGAGAGTTCAAAGAGCTTTTCGAAGAGCTTGTCCGCAAAGGATTCATGCGGATCCGTCTCGACGGAGAGATCGTCAATCTAGAAGAGGAGATCGAGGTCGACAAAAGTACCGCCCACGATATCGACCTCGTCGTCGACCGGATTGTCCTCAAAAAAGAAGAGAAAAACCGGATCATCGAAGCGGTCACCCAAGCCTTAGAGCTTGGTGAAGGGGTGATGAGCGTTTTGAATGTAACGACCAAGGAAGAGACCCTCTTTTCCCAACATGCCTACGCAAAAAAATCAAAACTCTCCTATTCCCCCTTGGAGCCCCACGACTTTTCTTTCAACCACCCGCGGGGGATGTGCTCCACCTGCGAAGGGCTCGGAATCAGCCAAGATTTTGACCTCGATAAGATCATCGATCCCGAGAAAAGTATCGCTGAAGATTGTTGTTTGGTGGCGGGTTCCTACAAAACGGTCAAATGGGGCAATATCTACAATAACCTTGGCGACCTTTACGATTTTGATGTCGATACTCCGTGGAAAGACCTCTCGAAAAAAGCGCAAGATCAGTTCCTCTATGGCAACCGGAAAAAGTGGACAAAGATGTGGTTCACCCACCCTGAAAAAGGAACCACTTGGGTCGAGTATGTGAAGTGGCGAGGGGTCCTCACAGAGGCAAAGAAGCGGTATAACGATGCGCAAAGTGACGCCTACCGGACGAAGATGCAAAAGCTGATGCATGAGACGGTCTGCCCCGATTGCAGCGGCTCACGGATCCGCCCCTACCCAGCCGCAACCAAACTTGGGGAAAAGACGATCCATGAACTAACCTCGATGACCACTAAAGAACTTTTAGCTTTTTTCGAGGGGCTAAAACTCTCCCCTTTCCAGGATATGGTCGGGCGAGACTTGATCCAAGAGATTACCCAAAGACTCGACTTCCTACTCAATGTCGGCCTCTACTACTTATCGCTTGAGCGGACCGCTCCCACCTTGTCGGGAGGAGAATCGCAGCGGGTACGTCTCGCTTCCCAAATCGGGTGTGGCCTGGTCGGCACCACCTACATCTTGGATGAGCCGTCGATTGGTCTCCACCCCCGCGACAACACAAAACTGATCGGGACATTGGAACGTCTGCGGGATAGGGGAAACACCATCATTGTAGTCGAGCATGACGAAGAGACGATGGAAGCGGCCGACTGCATCGTCGATATTGGCCCTGAAGCCGGTTCACTTGGAGGAGAGGTCGTCGGGATGGGAACGATCGCTGACCTTGAAAAATCACCTCGCTCAATCACCGGCGCCTATCTCAGTGGAAAAGAAAAGATCCCCATCCCCAAAAAGCGGCGAAAAAAAACAAAAGAAAAGGTGATCATCAAAGGAGCCGAGCACCATAACCTGAAAAAGATCGATGTCTCTATTCCTTTGGGCCTTTTTGTGGCGGTGACCGGGGTTTCTGGCTCGGGAAAATCGTCTCTTGTCACCGACATCCTCTATCCCTCTTTAGCCAACCAGCTCCACCGCGCTGAGCACCGGGTCGGCAAACACCAAACGATCGAAGGGGTCGACCACCTCGATAAGGTGATCGCCATCGACCAAACCCCGATTGGGCGGACGCCCCGCTCTAATCCGAGTACCTACATCAAGGTTTTTGATGATATCCGCGATCTTTTTACAAAACTCCCCGAGAGTCAGGCGGCCGGTTTTAAGGCGGGCCGCTTTAGCTTTAATGTGAAGGAGGGGTCGTGCTCTGAGTGTCGCGGGATGGGGATGATCCGTCTCGACATGGATTTCCTCGACGATGTATGGTCCACCTGCTCCCTATGCGAAGGAAAGCGGTTCGACCCCAAAACCCTTTCGATCACCTATAAGGGGAAAAACATCCATGACGTTTTAGAGATGACGGTCGATGCTGCCTTTGAGTTTTTCGAGGCGATCCCCCACATCCACCATAAGCTCTCTTTTTTGAAAAAAGTGGGGCTGGGTTACATCACCTTGGGGCAGTCGTCGACCACTTTATCGGGAGGAGAGGCGCAGCGGATTAAACTGACCCGGGAGCTCATCCGTCCCGGCACCGGAAAAACCCTTTATATTCTAGATGAGCCGACAACAGGTCTCCACTTCCACGACATCCGCAAGCTGATCGATATTTTGCAAACCCTCGTCGATGCGGGAAATAGTGTCCTTGTGATCGAGCACAACATCGACCTGATTAAAACGGTTGACTGGATCATCGACATGGGACCCGAAGGGGGGAAAGGGGGAGGTCAAGTTGTTGCAATGGGAACCCCGGAGCAGATGGCAAAGAAAAAGACCCCGACAGGAGAGGCGCTCTTGCCGCGGAAAATCCCCAAAAGTCGTCCCCATGCGCCCACCCAAAAAGAGCTCACCGCGATCTCTGTCAAAGGTTGCAGCCAAAACAACCTGAAAGATGTCACCTTGGAGATTCCCCGCGGAAAAATCTCGATCTGCACCGGCCCATCGGGATCGGGAAAAAGCTCCTTTGCTTTTGAGACCGTCTATGCCGAGGGGCAGCGCCGCTATATCGAGTCTCTTTCTTCCTATGCGCGACAGTTTGTCAAGCAGATGTCGAAGCCCAAGGTCGAAGAGATCGAAGGGCTCTCCCCTGCCATTGCGATCGAGCAAAAACACCACGCCGGAAATCCCCGCTCCACTATCGGAACGATGACCGAAATCTACGACTTCTTGCGTCTCCTCTATGCCCATAGTGGCGTCGCTTACTGCCCCGAAACGGGAGAAAAGATCGAATCGATCAGCAAAGAGTCGGTAGTGAAACATCTCATGACCCTCCCCGAAAAAACCCGCCTCCATATCCTCACCCCGATTAAGGAGCATATCGAGGATGTGAAAGAGGCGCTCGTCCAGCAAGGATTTTTGCGGATCCGCCTCAATGGAAAATATTATGAACTCGATGAGGAAATCCCCTACCAAAAAAGTCGGAAAAATTCCCTTTTTCTAGTGATCGATCGGCTGGCTATTCGCTCAGGAGTTGAAAAGCGCCTTTTTGAAGCGATCGAAACAGCAACCCGCCTTACCAAAGAGCCCTTTACCGTCGCCACTCCCGAAGAGGACCTTCTCTTTAACCTCGCCTTTGCCGTTCCGAGTACGGGGAAAACCTATCCTCCGCTGACACCCCACACCTTCTCCTTCAATAGCGAAGAGGGGATGTGTCCCGACTGTCTCGGCCTTGGCTTTCAGTGGGGAGCCAACATCCTCCACCACCAAAAGATCATGAACCTTTCGGCCTACACGCTCATGGCCAAGCTTTGGAAAGAGGAGATGACCTCTATTTCCGAGGAGATGTTTCTTACCTTTTTAAAAGAGGAGGAGATCGATCCCGATATTCCCCTCTATAAACTTCCGATCAAGCAGATCCAGCTTCTTTTGAACGGTTCTCCCCGCTTCTTCCAATATGAGGGAATGGAGCTCCGGTGGGTGGGGATCAATCAGACCTTTGCCACCATTGCCAAGACAGGAAAACGGGCCCAAAAAGAAACGATTCAACCCCTTCTTGAAACCGCCCCCTGTATGAGCTGTAAAGGGGAGCGGCTCGCTCCTCTCGCGCGAGGCGTCAAGCTCAGCGGCAAAACGCTGGGAACCTTATGTGAGCTCCCTTTAGAAGAAGCGCTCACCTTCTTCCAAAAGATGAAAAAAGATCCCCTCCTCCAAGACATCTATGACCAAGTGCTCAGCCGCTTGACCTTTCTCTGCAACATTGGCCTGGAGTATCTTTCCCTATCGCGGAGTGCCCCCACCCTTAGCGGTGGAGAGACCCAACGGATCCACCTCGCCCGACAACTCGGAAGCGGCTTGACCGGCTGTCTCTACGTCCTCGACGAACCCACCATCGGCCTTCACCCCTACAACAACGAGCGGCTCAATAAAGCGCTCGTCCATCTCCGCGATCTCGGCAACACCCTCCTCATGGTCGAGCACGACCCCTTAACCCTTGAAATCGCTGACCACATCTTTGACTTTGGGCCAGAGGCAGGAAGGCTTGGCGGCGAACTCACCGCCGAAGGGAACCTTGCTCAAATCAAAAAGAACAAAAACTCGCTGACCGGCGCCTACCTCAGTGGCAAAAAATCCCTCCCCATCCCTAAAACAAGGCGGACCTCCAAGACCTTCCTCACCATTGCAAATGCCAAAAAGCACAACCTGAAAAACATCACTGTGAAGATCCCGACCAAAACCCTCACCTGCATAACCGGCGTGTCAGGCTCAGGAAAGTCCACCCTCATTAGCGACCTTCTTCAGAAAGGAGTGCAAACCCACCTCGCCTCCCGCTCCAAAGAGGATACCATCACCGTTGACGGTGCGAAAATCAAAGGACTTTCCCACTTCAATAAGTTGATCGCCATCGATCAAAATCCGATCGGCCACACCATCCGCGCCGACGTCAGCACCTATAGTGAAGTCAATGCCCCCTTAAGGCAGTTCTTTGCCGCCCTTCCCGAAGCGGCCGCGCGGGGACTCCAACCCCGTCACTTTAGTTACAACCATCTCAAAGGGATGTGCCGCACCTGCTGGGGGCTCGGCTTTAAAACGATTCATCTCCAGTTTCTCCCCTCTTTGCGCGTTCAGTGTGACAGCTGCCACGGCAATCGGCTTAACTCACTTAGTTCGAAAATCACCTACAAAGGGAAAAACTTGGGACAGCTTCTTAAGCTAACCGTCAACGAAGCCACAACATTCCTTCCCCCCATTCCGAAACTGCAAAATATTCTCGACACCCTCATCTCGGTTGGCCTCGGTTACCTCACCCTGGGGCAAGAGATCCAGTCCCTTTCCGGAGGAGAAGCGGGCCGCATGCGCCTCGCCCGCGAGCTTTCCAAGCGGGCGACCGGCAAAACCCTCTACCTCTTTGACGAGCCCACTATCGGTCTCCATACCGAAGATATTGGGAAACTCCTCCCCATCTTCCACACCCTCGTCGACAAGGGAAATACCGTGGTGATTATCGAGCATAATCTTGATATCCTCAAAAGCGCCGACCACTTGATCGACCTCGGCCCCGACGCCGGCAAAGCCGGCGGACAGCTCCTCGCCACCGGCACCCCTGAAGAACTCTCAAAAACAAAAACCCATACCGGAAAATACCTGGGTATGGTAAGCTAG
- a CDS encoding HAD domain-containing protein encodes MRRSSAVTWSPKGNEDCRDYIHCPLCDWEMIYPKNDERKPALIFLDIDGVLIDAIHPPEVYSKIRETMKELFPYAQESFSGYQQNIATARCFKEEAVACLDKVIEGVEASGQRPLVVLSSSWRHACFLDQHRCDAYGQYKFSKYLCGKTSIDYRSEEMLSVESKLGFEFYEAAEKEYGIQLKDRASAIEFWLRDHGFDPNRANFVVIDDNQMEKLSKFGNRFVTTKWLMNESDADAAIEALTFTNEF; translated from the coding sequence ATGAGGAGGTCGTCCGCCGTTACCTGGTCCCCGAAAGGGAATGAAGATTGCAGGGACTATATCCACTGCCCCCTTTGTGACTGGGAGATGATCTATCCTAAAAATGATGAAAGGAAGCCAGCGCTTATCTTTTTGGATATCGATGGGGTTTTGATCGATGCTATTCACCCACCAGAGGTGTATAGTAAAATTAGAGAGACGATGAAAGAACTTTTTCCTTATGCTCAGGAATCATTTTCGGGTTATCAGCAAAACATTGCTACGGCTAGATGTTTCAAGGAGGAAGCAGTTGCCTGTCTCGACAAGGTGATTGAAGGTGTTGAAGCATCAGGTCAGCGTCCTCTTGTTGTCTTAAGCTCTTCTTGGCGTCATGCCTGTTTTCTCGATCAACATCGATGCGACGCCTACGGCCAGTATAAGTTTAGCAAGTATCTATGTGGAAAAACATCTATTGACTATCGCTCCGAAGAGATGTTGTCTGTTGAATCTAAGCTCGGGTTTGAGTTTTATGAAGCCGCAGAAAAGGAATATGGGATTCAGCTAAAAGACCGTGCGAGTGCTATCGAGTTTTGGCTGCGGGACCATGGATTTGATCCAAATCGCGCAAATTTTGTTGTGATTGATGACAACCAGATGGAGAAATTATCGAAATTTGGGAACCGCTTTGTGACAACAAAGTGGTTGATGAATGAGAGCGATGCGGATGCTGCTATTGAGGCGTTAACTTTCACCAATGAGTTCTAA